A single window of Gossypium hirsutum isolate 1008001.06 chromosome A10, Gossypium_hirsutum_v2.1, whole genome shotgun sequence DNA harbors:
- the LOC121208271 gene encoding 60S ribosomal protein L26-1 encodes MKYNPRVSSSRRKSRKAHFTAPSSVRRVLMSAPLSSDLKSKYNVRSMPVRKDDEVQVIRGTYKGREGKVVQVYRRKWVIHIERITREKVNGSTVNVGINPSKVVITKLRLDKDRKSLLDRKAKGRVAADKDKGTKFSAEDIMQSVD; translated from the coding sequence ATGAAGTACAACCCGCGTGTCTCCTCCTCTCGCCGCAAGAGCCGAAAGGCCCATTTCACAGCACCTTCTTCCGTCCGCCGCGTCTTAATGAGCGCACCCCTCTCATCCGATCTGAAGTCCAAGTACAACGTCCGGTCTATGCCGGTGCGCAAGGATGACGAGGTCCAAGTGATTCGTGGGACCTACAAGGGACGGGAAGGGAAAGTGGTTCAAGTGTACCGCCGCAAATGGGTGATCCACATCGAGCGCATCACGCGCGAGAAAGTGAACGGTTCCACCGTCAACGTTGGGATCAACCCATCCAAGGTTGTCATCACCAAGCTGAGGCTGGACAAGGATAGGAAGTCTTTGCTGGATCGTAAGGCTAAGGGACGCGTCGCTGCTGATAAAGATAAGGGGACTAAGTTTTCAGCTGAGGATATAATGCAGAGCGTCGATTAa